The proteins below are encoded in one region of Sporosarcina sp. FSL K6-1508:
- a CDS encoding N-acetylmannosamine-6-phosphate 2-epimerase produces the protein MKTKAEILTSIKNGLIVSCQALPEEPLYSPFIMGRMAFAAMKGGAVGIRANSVEDIREIKKTVDLPIIGIIKRVYEGFEVFITPTSKEIDLLNQEGVDIIAIDATKRIRPDGKIISEVFPAIRKKYTNQLFMADCSTYEEAKDAYALGFDCLGTTLSGYTEHTQGTRLPDIKLIERLVRDFPIPIIAEGGIWTPEQLKRVFELGAYSAVVGTAITRPMDITKRFVEAIK, from the coding sequence GTGAAAACTAAAGCAGAAATTTTAACGTCAATAAAAAATGGACTTATCGTTTCGTGTCAGGCACTTCCAGAAGAACCATTGTACAGTCCATTTATCATGGGGAGAATGGCATTTGCTGCGATGAAGGGAGGAGCCGTGGGAATTAGAGCGAATAGTGTTGAAGATATAAGAGAGATAAAGAAAACTGTAGATTTACCGATCATTGGAATTATTAAAAGGGTTTACGAGGGATTTGAAGTATTTATCACACCGACTTCAAAAGAGATAGACCTACTTAATCAAGAGGGCGTGGACATTATTGCGATAGATGCAACTAAAAGAATAAGGCCAGATGGTAAGATCATAAGCGAAGTTTTCCCGGCGATTCGTAAGAAATATACTAATCAACTGTTCATGGCTGATTGCTCAACTTATGAAGAAGCGAAAGACGCATATGCATTGGGATTTGATTGCTTAGGAACAACACTTAGTGGTTATACAGAACATACACAAGGGACGAGATTGCCGGATATTAAGTTGATTGAAAGGCTAGTAAGGGATTTTCCTATTCCTATTATCGCAGAAGGTGGTATTTGGACACCGGAACAGCTTAAGCGAGTGTTTGAATTAGGGGCCTACTCAGCAGTTGTAGGAACAGCAATCACAAGACCGATGGATATTACGAAAAGGTTTGTTGAAGCTATTAAATGA
- a CDS encoding SGNH/GDSL hydrolase family protein has protein sequence MKPIVLNSETVLGAISLEKSGEFIVPWRIFHEERDFYTPNQLNGLAEVPAGVRLTFVTNSSKIKLEFAASETELEFDLVIDREFVKTIIVSPKEMSFTVDSLLTRNKLVEIYLSQQQKVALRNVYITKDAEWSNCSSLRKKWLAYGSSITQCHAAESPSKTWPAITAVELDLDLTCLGFSGQCQYEPMIARTIRDTPIDFISLCAGINIYGANSYNERTFQANIIGFIKIIREKHTSVPIVLSSPIYGAFREETPNLAGFTLVEMRRQVQEIVEIFRKNGDDQLFYVNGLAILSESHADLLPDDLHPNAEGYKLMGHHFANEFKAYFK, from the coding sequence ATGAAACCAATTGTATTGAATTCAGAAACAGTGCTAGGCGCTATATCACTCGAAAAAAGCGGAGAGTTCATCGTACCTTGGAGAATTTTTCACGAAGAAAGGGATTTTTATACGCCAAATCAACTGAACGGACTAGCGGAAGTACCTGCCGGTGTTCGACTAACATTTGTAACAAATTCATCAAAAATAAAACTGGAATTTGCGGCGTCTGAAACTGAATTAGAATTCGACCTTGTGATTGATAGGGAATTCGTGAAAACAATAATTGTGAGCCCTAAGGAAATGTCTTTTACAGTGGATAGTCTTTTAACAAGAAATAAACTTGTTGAAATTTACTTATCACAACAACAAAAAGTTGCCTTAAGGAATGTTTATATTACTAAAGATGCGGAGTGGAGCAATTGCTCATCTTTACGAAAAAAGTGGCTTGCCTATGGAAGCTCCATCACTCAATGCCATGCCGCGGAAAGCCCTTCAAAAACATGGCCAGCTATCACTGCAGTAGAATTGGATTTGGATTTAACTTGTTTAGGATTCAGCGGGCAATGTCAGTATGAACCAATGATTGCAAGAACGATCAGGGATACGCCTATTGACTTCATATCCCTCTGTGCGGGAATAAATATATACGGTGCAAACAGTTACAATGAACGAACATTTCAAGCGAATATCATTGGATTTATAAAAATTATTCGCGAAAAACATACATCTGTACCAATTGTTTTAAGCTCGCCCATATACGGGGCATTTAGAGAAGAAACCCCTAATCTAGCTGGTTTTACGCTGGTTGAGATGAGACGACAAGTGCAAGAAATTGTAGAGATATTTAGAAAAAATGGTGATGATCAACTATTCTATGTGAATGGCTTGGCTATTCTGAGTGAATCCCATGCGGACTTATTACCCGACGATCTTCATCCGAATGCAGAAGGCTATAAGTTGATGGGGCATCATTTTGCCAATGAATTTAAAGCCTATTTTAAATAG
- a CDS encoding DNA primase: protein MKLGAATLLSVGMLAACGDKDDDVDVDVNKPVEDVTPDDGTDTNVDLDTDDGTDTDVDLDADIEDDGDGVVDDKKDDDHIEDGSDG from the coding sequence TTGAAGCTCGGAGCGGCAACATTACTATCAGTTGGAATGCTCGCTGCTTGTGGTGACAAGGATGATGATGTTGACGTAGATGTTAACAAACCTGTAGAAGATGTCACTCCTGATGATGGCACGGATACTAATGTAGATTTGGATACTGATGATGGTACGGATACAGATGTAGATTTGGATGCAGATATTGAGGATGATGGCGATGGTGTCGTTGATGATAAGAAAGATGACGACCATATCGAAGATGGTAGCGACGGTTAA
- a CDS encoding NupC/NupG family nucleoside CNT transporter: MNLLWGLLGIVVVLGIAFLFSNGKKSINYRTIVVGLIIQVTFAFVVLKWEAGRAGLIWFSGLVQNVIDYAGEGVAFLFGPAADVEGFGFVFAFQVLTIIIFFSSLISVLYYLGIMQMIIKLIGGALSKLLGTSKAESVSSAANIFVGQTEAPLVIRPFLANMTKSELFAVMTGGLASVAGSVLAGYALLGVPLEYLIAASFMAAPAGLIMAKIFIPETEKSEVAEFEMEKDQESVNVIDAAARGAGDGLKLALNVGAMLLAFIALIALMNGMLGGLGKLVGFESLTVEGILGVLFAPLAFAIGVPWTEAVTAGGFIGQKLVLNEFVAYASFAPEIASLSPKTVIVVSFALCGFANLSSLAILLGGLGSLAPSRRPDIAKLGIRSVAAGMLASLLSAAIAGMFI, encoded by the coding sequence TTGAATTTATTGTGGGGGCTTTTAGGGATAGTGGTCGTGTTAGGAATTGCATTTCTTTTCTCTAATGGAAAGAAATCGATTAATTACCGGACTATCGTTGTTGGTTTAATCATACAAGTGACGTTTGCATTTGTAGTTCTGAAATGGGAAGCGGGTAGAGCCGGGTTAATTTGGTTTTCGGGACTCGTTCAAAATGTCATTGATTATGCAGGAGAGGGCGTTGCATTTCTTTTCGGCCCAGCAGCAGATGTTGAAGGATTCGGTTTCGTCTTTGCGTTCCAAGTGTTGACAATTATCATTTTCTTTTCATCCTTGATTTCCGTTTTATATTATCTGGGAATTATGCAGATGATCATTAAACTGATTGGTGGTGCTTTGTCGAAGCTGCTCGGTACAAGTAAGGCGGAATCAGTATCTTCGGCAGCGAATATCTTTGTCGGACAAACGGAAGCGCCACTTGTCATTCGACCGTTTTTGGCAAATATGACAAAGTCAGAGCTTTTTGCGGTTATGACAGGCGGACTTGCATCTGTTGCCGGTTCAGTTCTTGCGGGTTATGCTCTTTTGGGTGTTCCGCTTGAGTATTTGATTGCGGCAAGTTTCATGGCTGCTCCAGCAGGGTTAATAATGGCTAAAATATTTATACCTGAAACGGAAAAGTCGGAAGTCGCCGAATTTGAGATGGAAAAGGATCAGGAATCTGTGAACGTCATTGATGCAGCAGCTCGTGGGGCAGGAGATGGATTAAAACTTGCCCTTAACGTCGGTGCAATGCTACTGGCATTCATTGCGCTTATCGCTTTAATGAATGGAATGTTAGGTGGACTCGGGAAATTGGTTGGTTTTGAGTCTTTGACGGTTGAGGGGATTTTGGGCGTTCTATTTGCACCGCTCGCTTTCGCTATTGGTGTTCCTTGGACTGAGGCAGTTACAGCAGGAGGATTCATCGGTCAGAAGCTTGTGTTGAATGAGTTTGTTGCGTATGCGTCATTCGCTCCGGAAATTGCATCACTCAGTCCTAAAACAGTTATCGTCGTGAGCTTTGCACTCTGTGGATTTGCGAACTTAAGTTCACTGGCGATTCTTCTTGGCGGATTAGGTTCTCTAGCACCTAGTCGTCGCCCTGACATTGCAAAACTTGGCATTCGCTCAGTGGCAGCAGGAATGTTAGCTTCGTTATTGAGTGCTGCAATCGCTGGAATGTTCATTTGA